A segment of the Candidatus Poribacteria bacterium genome:
ACATCCTTTGTATATACGCCGTAGAGTGCCATGTGGTGAGCATAAGGTGTGACATATTCAACCCTACCCAACGCCTCAGATTTGTGCCAATCCGCACTCTCAATCAGGTACGTTGTGTGGGGTTCGATAAGGTGTGTTCCCGATACCAGTTCTGAAATTTCTGGCGCGATGCGGGCATGGTCATAGGCAGTCCTACCGAAGTGGACTAAACTGAAAACGATAAGACAAGCCGCGATAGCATGTCGAAACGTTCTGCCCATATCTGGAATGAACCACGCTGCCATCAGCAGCAGAATGTAGAGGTGAATCCTGTCGTTAATCCAACCCCCGGGTCCATAACTCCACGGTGCCCTGACGAACATATACGTAAACAAAATCGCAATTAACAAAAAGACATCGGTCTGTTTCACCCATTGTTTACGTTGAATTCGATAACCGATAGAGACAAGTAGTGCTATACCTAACACACCGAGGACACAATAGTGCACCGGAAGATGCCAGTCAGTAAAATAGACGATCGACTTGATTCCCAAAAAGTATTCCCAGACCCATTCCGCCCCGCGGTGATTACCCTGTTGGTGCTGCTTTACGCTCTGTAGGTAATAGTCTACCAGCACAAAATACATCGGCACCATATAAAGAAAGAAGCGAAATACGGGTTTGAGACTCACGACAAACTTTTGAAGGAGTGCAGTAAAACCTTCACCGCGCGTTCGCCACGCTGCAGTTATCGCTGGTGCACCCCACAAACAACTTCCTGCCACAGAGATACCCAACACAACCAGTCCATAAGAAGCAATATGTGATAGATAGGTCAACAGTAGTAACACATAGAGCCAAACCAAGTATTTTACCTGCATGTCGTCTTTGTGTTTCCACCAGAACCCGAAGCTAAAGAAGAAAAACGAGATGCTCAGTTGGAAGTTGTAAAATCCCATATAGAGGAGATAGTTATAAGCAAATGGGAAACCGAGCCAAGCATACACATACTGACCCTTCTGACCTCTATTGACGGCATTGAGGAAGTAGAAGAAAGCGAACGGGACCATGCCAATCGCAATCGTTAGAAAAACCTTTTCCGAGATGACAGGCGGGAATATGTAGAGGAATGCTGCCAGCATAATGTGAGACAGCCAGTTCGGGAAGACCGTGATATTCAACTCCCATGCATCCCGCAGTGTATAGTTTTCGTGTTTGCCATATTCTTTTAGCACCAGGCCGTTATAGATATGGCTCGCGCCGTCTTGAGAGGGGAAATACGCAAAGATCCAAAGCGGTAGGATATGTAGAACCAACAACACCACAAATATATGTTTCCATGACAAATTTCGCCAATTAAACATATTTTCTCTCCGATACTGGGAAGTGCTACCTAAGTTTGTCGGTTATCTTTATAGTAGAGGCAGTGGTGCGTCAATGGACACCGTTCACACAACGGCTTTCGGGCATCACAGATTTGTCTGCCGAAGTAAATCAGGTTCATGTGGAACGGATACGCTTTGCCCGCCGGCACTATTGGGAGCAACACCTGATGCGCCTTTTCCGCACTACAATTCGACGGAATTAATCCGAGACGTTTAGAAATCCGTAGGATGTGCGTATCAACAGGAAAGACCTCCCTACCACACGCGAAAGAGAGCGTGACAGAGGCGGTTTTGATACCGATACCTTTGTGTTGACACAGGAGTTCTAATGCTGCCTCAGTTTCCATATCGTGGATAAACTCCAGTGAGAGTTCACCGTGTTCTGCTTTGAGCCACGAGAGGAAGTTTTTGATGGTCTTACTCTTCTGATTGCCCAATCCGGCAAGTCTTATGGCTACCTCTATCGCCTTAACATCTGCCTGCAAGACATCTTCCCACGTTGGAAATCGGTCTTTCAGTTCGGTATATCCTCTATCTCGGTTGACATCGGTCGTGTTTTGTGACAGGATCGTTAAGATGAGGCATTCTAAGACCTCTCCCGCGCCGTCGCGAGTCG
Coding sequences within it:
- a CDS encoding endonuclease III: MELQQKAAFISDTLERLLGVPTRDGAGEVLECLILTILSQNTTDVNRDRGYTELKDRFPTWEDVLQADVKAIEVAIRLAGLGNQKSKTIKNFLSWLKAEHGELSLEFIHDMETEAALELLCQHKGIGIKTASVTLSFACGREVFPVDTHILRISKRLGLIPSNCSAEKAHQVLLPIVPAGKAYPFHMNLIYFGRQICDARKPLCERCPLTHHCLYYKDNRQT